One genomic segment of Coffea arabica cultivar ET-39 chromosome 6e, Coffea Arabica ET-39 HiFi, whole genome shotgun sequence includes these proteins:
- the LOC113696017 gene encoding protein NRT1/ PTR FAMILY 3.1-like, whose amino-acid sequence MENKMELEKKMSESGEEHGESKTKKRQLGGIKTLPIILANEACDKFASTGFHANMIIYLTKVLNLPLVKASNILTNFNGTANFTPLIGALIADSFAGRFWTIIFGSIIYTLGMVTITVFAFVPSLHPPPCPTQQNCNEASSLQLWILYISLLLQAIGTGGIRPCVVTFAADQFDMTKSKVEARKWNLFNWYYICMGVATILALTVVVYVQDSVDWGWGLGIPTIALGLSTMAFIGGSPLYRKVKPGGSPLVRLTQVIVAAFKKRNVVAPADSSLLYKNKVLDAGISSSGMLLHTNHLRWLDQAAIVTDRDIDESNQPNLWRLSTVHRVEELKSMIRILPIWAAAILLITSYSNQHSFTIQQARTMDRHLSPSFAIPPASLAIFSVSTLVIGLAIYERLFVPFARRITGNPTGITYLQRIGIGFVVNILATIVSALVEIKRKQVATNHNLLDKPTAVIPISVFWLAPQFCLHGIGEVFMSVGLLEFLYDQSPESMKSIAVALSSISMSLGDYFGTILVTSVHKYSGKERNWLPDRNLNRGRLENYYWLITGIQVVNVIYYLICAWFYTYKPLDLATESRDVMDLELAKERILPVDSRVKAETEQERIGTC is encoded by the exons ATGGAGAACAAGATGGAGTTAGAGAAAAAGATGAGTGAAAGTGGAGAAGAGCATGGAGAgtccaaaacaaaaaagaggCAACTTGGTGGAATCAAAACTTTGCCAATTATCCTTG CAAACGAAGCATGTGACAAGTTTGCATCCACTGGCTTCCATGCAAACATGATAATATATTTGACCAAAGTGCTAAACTTGCCACTGGTGAAGGCCTCCAACATCCTCACCAACTTCAATGGAACGGCCAACTTCACTCCTCTGATTGGTGCTCTAATTGCTGACTCTTTTGCTGGCCGATTCTGGACAATAATTTTTGGATCCATCATCTATACACTG GGAATGGTGACCATTACAGTTTTTGCTTTCGTACCATCACTACATCCTCCACCATGTCCAACACAACAAAACTGCAATGAAGCCTCAAGCCTACAGCTGTGGATCCTCTACATATCTCTTCTTCTACAAGCCATAGGAACCGGTGGCATTAGGCCTTGTGTTGTTACCTTTGCTGCTGACCAATTCGACATGACCAAATCGAAAGTCGAAGCTCGAAAATGGAATCTCTTCAACTGGTATTATATATGCATGGGAGTTGCAACTATTCTTGCTTTAACTGTGGTTGTGTATGTCCAAGACAGTGTTGATTGGGGCTGGGGTCTTGGAATTCCTACCATTGCTCTAGGTTTATCAACTATGGCCTTCATTGGGGGATCCCCTCTTTATAGGAAAGTAAAACCAGGAGGAAGTCCATTGGTTAGATTGACACAGGTGATCGTTGCAGCATTCAAGAAGAGAAATGTTGTAGCACCAGCTGACTCAAGTCTTTTGTATAAGAACAAGGTTCTTGATGCTGGAATTTCGTCCAGTGGCATGCTTCTACACACAAATCATCTAAG GTGGCTGGATCAAGCTGCCATAGTGACTGATAGGGACATAGATGAGTCAAACCAACCAAACCTATGGAGATTATCCACTGTCCATAGAGTTGAAGAGCTGAAATCCATGATAAGAATTTTGCCCATTTGGGCAGCAGCAATTTTACTAATCACTTCATATTCAAATCAGCACAGCTTCACCATCCAACAGGCTCGTACCATGGATCGCCACCTATCCCCTTCCTTTGCGATTCCTCCAGCAAGCTTAGCCATCTTCAGTGTCAGCACTTTGGTCATTGGTCTTGCAATTTACGAGCGCCTTTTTGTCCCTTTTGCTCGACGAATCACTGGCAATCCAACAGGCATCACATACCTACAAAGAATAGGTATAGGGTTTGTAGTTAACATTCTTGCCACTATTGTATCAGCCCTCGTGGAAATCAAGCGAAAACAGGTAGCTACAAACCATAATCTCCTGGACAAGCCTACTGCTGTCATTCCCATAAGTGTCTTTTGGTTAGCTCCACAGTTTTGCCTCCatggaattggtgaagttttcatgtCTGTTGGACTACTGGAATTTCTCTACGATCAATCCCCGGAGAGCATGAAAAGTATTGCGGTTGCGCTTTCTTCGATTTCAATGTCATTGGGGGATTACTTTGGCACAATCTTAGTCACTTCGGTTCATAAATACAGTGGTAAAGAAAGAAATTGGCTGCCTGATAGGAATCTCAATCGCGGAAGATTGGAGAATTACTACTGGCTGATAACTGGAATACAAGTAGTGAATGTGATTTATTATCTAATATGTGCTTGGTTTTATACATATAAACCATTGGATTTGGCTACTGAAAGCAGGGATGTAATGGATTTGGAGTTAGCAAAGGAGAGAATTTTGCCTGTCGATTCTAGAGTAAAGGCAGAAACAGAACAAGAAAGAATTGGAACATGTTAG
- the LOC113696601 gene encoding cytochrome P450 81Q32-like: MSLVSFAQPPEMLEKARAKFDAQVGTDRLVDEHDLSNLPYLHNIILETLQLYPAAPMLVPHESSDDYKIGGYNILRDTILLVNAWTVHRDPNLWDNPTSFKPERFKGLQVQPSKLIPFGMGRRSCPGSGLAQRVVGLVLGSLIQSFDWKRIGEEEIDLAEGIGVPMPKAKPLEKACFRNKKIEKGVLGART; this comes from the coding sequence ATGAGCCTTGTCTCTTTTGCTCAACCACCCGAGATGCTAGAGAAAGCTCGAGCTAAATTCGATGCTCAAGTAGGGACTGATCGATTGGTCGACGAACATGATCTATCCAATCTTCCTTATCTTCATAACATTATTTTAGAAACACTTCAGTTGTACCCAGCAGCACCAATGCTAGTGCCACATGAGTCGTCCGATGACTATAAAATTGGGGGATACAATATTCTGCGAGACACAATTTTGCTAGTTAATGCATGGACAGTTCACAGGGACCCAAACCTATGGGATAATCCAACAAGCTTCAAGCCAGAGAGATTCAAAGGCTTGCAGGTTCAGCCATCAAAGCTGATTCCATTTGGGATGGGAAGGAGATCTTGCCCTGGTTCTGGCCTAGCACAGCGGGTGGTGGGTTTGGTCTTGGGATCTCTAATTCagagttttgattggaaaagaattgGCGAGGAGGAAATTGATCTGGCTGAAGGAATAGGAGTGCCCATGCCAAAAGCTAAGCCACTAGAAAAAGCGtgttttagaaataaaaaaattgaaaaaggggTTTTAGGTGCTCGCACGTGA